From the genome of Faecalibacterium prausnitzii:
GCTATTCCAATATTTTCTGCACCAAGTGTTCTTGCCAAATATGGGGATGTTATAAGTGGAACAATAATAGCCAATAATTGGTATAAAAAATTATATGCAAAATTCTTTTTTAGGCTTTTTTCTTTCATCGTTCTTTTATACCTTTTCTTCGAGATAGAGCTGCTTTAGGTGCTGATATACCGTATCTTTTTTTTCAAACTTCTCTTCTGCAAACTTATAACTCAATTTATGAATACTTGACATTTCCATAAGTTGATTGAAACGTCTTTTGTCGTATATGTCGAATAACTCATTCTGCAAAATATGGGGTGGTTGACAACTGTATGCAGGAATTTTTTTCCACTCTTCAGGTTTAATTTCCGCAACAATCATAAAGAACATATGGAAAATATAATAGTTGCATACACTATTGCACTTATTCCAGTAGTCCATTAACATATTTCTTACTGTACTCAAATATGGATTGTTTTTATTTGCTACTATGCACCAATTTGAAATTCCAACATACGAATCAATTGCTTTAAAGTCTTGATAGACAAATAGTCTTTCTTCTCCTTCTAAAATGTGTTCAATTAGATTCTTTGAATTCACAAAAACAGTCGAATCCAGCCAAATTCCTCCATACTTTATTAGCAATTCAAGTCTAATTAAATCGGAAAAATGTGCCGGCTTTATAATTCCCTTTTTCCTTTTGTCTTTTATGAATTTTGGAATTTCAATATACTCATCAATGTTTTTATCGGTAATTACTATTACACTATAATCACTAAATGTTTTTCTTACCGAAGCAATACACATTTTTACAATATCTGGTGCATTCTCCTCACCTTGAAACCAGCATATCCATATTTTTTTAGGAATTGAACTTGTTGACTTAGCAGTCCAGTCTGTTTGATTTACAAGATAGCCGTACTTTTTCTTTAACATCTCATAGTCTGCAATGTCCTTTTTTAACACGCGGCATCTCCAATTAAAATCCACTTTATTGATTGTCATTGTATTGAAAGTATCGCGCACAAAATTTTTAGCACCAATCTGTTTAATTTTCGTTTTCAATTTTGAAACAATCATTTCTTATCTCCAACTCAACATAGTATTATCCAACTTGAAAATATTGACTTTCGATTTTTCAAGCAAGAAAACAGATATGATCAGAAAAAACACCCAGTTAAATGTAATATTATAAAGTAGTCCTTCAAACAAAAATGCGGTAAATAGTACAACATACTTTTTATCAAGTTTTATCGTTTTTACGATGTTTTTCAAATACCAACAATAATATACTACAAAACCAACATATCCATAGGACCACAGCTGATTTACATAATCACATTCAATCGACCATTTGTCACTGTCCGCATAAAAGTTCATCAATTCAGACTGTGCATAGCCAGAACACCCTGGTCCATATCCAAACAGATTGGAAAGAAGGTCATTTTTCATCGTGATTGCAGGAATAGACGTCAAATAATAAAGATGTGTGTTGGCACTTCCCTCTGTTCTGACACGGTTCTTTATATCCAGAAGATCCGTAATCTCCACGACTTTCTTCAAAATACTGTCTATATTTGTCACAAATGCAATTACAATCACCGTAACTGCAACAGCCAAGAATACAACCTTTTTCTTAGATACGGTAGTTTTAAATTTTCCCGTTACCACCAATTCAATAGCAGCACTTACTAATAACCCCATCATCAAAGTTCGGCTTCCTGAGAGAAATCCCAGCACGAAGAAGGCCACCTTGAGATAACTATTTTTCGTGTAAATATACCCAAATGTAATAAGTGGGGCAAAATTTCCTGCATTCCAACATAAACCACTTACTTTTAATCGGCCAAACTGGTATTGAGTAGCATATTCTCCCATCATATGAAATACATCTCTAAATACGATTGTATTTAAATCTTGGCCAATGGCATCAAACACTATCTGTGTATAGCCCCATACCATTTGAACGATTGATGATATGTATACTCCCTTTACATAATATGCCAAATATTGCACTTTTTCTTTTTGTGAAAAAAAGATGTATACTATGATAAGAAAACACAGCTGTACAAAACTTGCTACGATACCACTTGTCCATTTTGCAGGCATCCTTATTGCGCAGATCAAATATGAAATCAGCCAAGTTGCAATAACCGTAGCGAAAGCTCGATCATACCGCTTATCTAACTTCACTCTGCCTTGATTTACCCATCCCACCAAAGCAATCATGCCGAGTATCATAATACACCACACATACATTGTGATGGAGAAAAGGCTGATAATGGGCATAGGCGCTAGTATGCCAAACAGCAATAAAGCCATACTATAGAACTTTTTCTTCTTAAGCATATTGTTTGTCCTCTGAAACCGCGCCCACCATTTACATTAAATTTAGTAATATTTTGAACCGAATAGAAATACTGGTGCGGCCAAATTCTTCTTTTGTATACGGTCTTGTTAAAACTTTCAACCTACTTATTAGACTTTCATTCATATTTGAAATGAGTTTATATTCTTTTTTTTCGTTCTCATTCATTTGACTTTCGAATACATTTAATACCGTTTTTGCGTATTCAGCAGTTGAATAATCTTCTTTATTCCTAATCAGTTTCAACTTTTCTTTAATCCACTTTCCAATTTGAATCTTCTTATGACTATACCCGAGAACGTTATTTCCATGTTGTCGATATAGCACATATGGCGTTTTATCAAAAATCACTTTTCCTGTTATCAGTGCTACATTGATTGCCATGATATCATGCATTCTGATGTTAGAAATATTTACTTTTCGCAGTTCCTGCATTAAAGCCCAATTGAATACCATTGTACACCCTGGAACATTGTTATAGAAAACCGCTCTTACACTATCCTGAACAGGTTGTTCAAGGACAGACGGAATCATAACGTGCAAGTCGGAATCAGTCACTTGATAATCTGAGCACCACAAAACAGGTTGATTTGTTGCGCCAATTTGTTCCGATGCAACGGATAATTTTCCATTAATCCAAACATCATCCTGATCGCAAAAAGCATAGTAATCCGCTTTTGGGCACTCTCTAAGTGCAGTTAAAAAACTTTCTGCTGATCCAACATTTTTCCCTTCATTTACTTCTATTGATACAGCATGTTTTATTCTATAATCTTTTAGAATTTCAATCGTTCTATCCTTTGAGCCATCATCTCGCACATATAAAAAGATGTTTTGGGGAGAGGTGAAGATGCTGTCAAGCTGTTGTTCAATATATTTTTCACCGTTATATGTTGACATTATTACACATATTTTCATTTTTATTTTTCCTAACCTCTATCTGCGCATTCAGTTTTATGGATACAATCCCAAATCGAAAATATACTCATCCGAATAATTCCCATTATTTAGAATATAGCTGAATTTTGATCCCTGTGTCATTGAGCCTACAAAGTATTTACATTTAGCAAGCAGTATCATCTTTGCTAGATACTTTTGTCCTCTCAATTTCTTGTCTTTTTCTAACACATCCGATTTGCTCAGCACATCTTTTCCCTCATAATTTCTTATAAAGGTATCAAAAGAAACGATTCTGATAATATCGCCAAATTCTTTTTTCAAATTGTCGAATATATCGCCATCTTCTGTCACGAGAAAAATCGGTGCATTATATTTGTTTTCAAATTCGTGAATTTTACACTTCATTTGATCAACTGATGGCTGAACATATTCTCCAGACGGTTTCAGCTTTACATAATCTGTTCCACGAATATAAACACCGATGCATTCTGATATATTCAGACTTGTTGCTTCTTTATCGACAATTGATAGCACCTCATCGCTGAAATGAATATGCTCACAAAGCATTTTGCTGCTTTTTTCTCTTATTCTTTTATCAGCGAACACTTTTGCTTCAAATAATCCTTCAGGATCAATCGTTTTAAATGTCCACCCAGACAAATAAACATTTTTACTCTTATAAACTTCATTTTCGGTTAGATTTGATGGCTGTTTAAAAAAGAATTCCCAAACATTATTTTTTCCATCATAATATTGAGTCTTATAATTTTTCCAATCCACATATGGGATATATCCGTTCTTTTGAGCCATGGCAATGTAAAGTAACTGCCTATAAACTAATGAAAGTAGGCCCTCTACTCCATTTTGAAAATCCGGTTTTATTAAATAAATAATATCATTCGGATTCATGCCCCCATATGATATTCTTTTCTGCAGCACATCTCTTCTTGCGAAAAAATAGTATAAATATTTTATATGATACCCTAGTTGTCTATGTTCTCTTTGAAATTTCAGCCCTATTGGCATTTTACTATTCTCCCAATTTCTAAAAGCTCATTAGTCCATTTTAAATTGTTTCCAATTTTAAAAGTTCTTTTGAAAAGTCAATCGGATGTTCTTTCAAATACGCAACAGTCTTTTGTCTCTGCAAAGGATTGTGATACAAGTATTCAATTTTATCCGCCAAAGCTTCTGCACTTAGTTCTGCAACATATCCATTAATACCATCTTGTATCTGCTCTCTCGCTGAGGGAATATCTGAAGACACAATTGGTAAACATAGCGCACGTGCTTCTACTAGCGTAATTACATAGCCCTCATGACGAGATGGTTGAACGTATAAATCACAGTGCTTCATATATGGATATGGATTATCCTTACGCCCAAGAAATACAAATTGATTTTCCAAGTGGTATTCTTCCACTAATTTCTTCAACTTTTCCTCATCTCTGCCACCACCAATAGCATACCATGCAAAATCAATTTTCTTTTTCTTCAAAATATTTGCTGCTTTTACAGCAATGTCATAACCTTTTTGCTCCGTCAGCCGACCAACGGTTACGATATTGAAAACATCCCTAAATGGTACAACCTCATCTTGTTCGGCCTTTCGTTTGATTTCTTCAATATCAATAACATTATAAAATACAGCGGCCTTGTCCTTATAATGCGGATACTCCCTGCAAAACGCATCAACAACCGCTTGGGACACACCGTAAACCTTGTCATACTTGCACAAGTATTTCTGAACACTTTTCAGCCAGTAGAGTTTTTCATCATGGAGCCATGTTGCCTTTTTCTTGGCTTGTATTTTTGTCGCCAAGAACGCAGTCACAAATGAACCATATCCATAAAAATCAATAGCAATATCGTAAGTCTTTTCAAATACATTTGTTACTCTACTCGCGATAAAATCGTAGTATGGAATGTAATAATTAACTGACAGCTTCTTCAATACCTTTGCTGGAAAAGCATACATTGACACAAGTGATTTTGCAAAAGAACTATTAAAAGTCAGCTGAACAATATTAACTCTCTTTTTTAGACGATAAGCATATTCACTATCCAAATCAAGCAATACAAGTGTTACATTATAATGTTCTTCGGGAAGTGCATTAATTAATTCTATCAAAGCCACTTCAGATCCACCGCCGCCCAGCGACTTTGCCATTATCAATAACTCTTTCATCGATTCTCCTCGCAATATAATTCGTCTACCAGCTTCTCTAGTTCTTCATTAAATTTCGCATTATTGCTGCTCATGCCATGTCCCATACCTGCAACGATCTGGTCATAGTTCGTGATAATATCTCCCAGCGTATTGATGTCTTCCACTGGAATAATCGTTCCCATCCTCTGCGCCACATTTCTTGCAAACTCAACCTGATGGTCGTTCACATGCTCATTGAACTGATGTTGACGCGGCACAACGATGGGCGTTTTTCCAATCTGTAGCGGCATGATAAAACTTGCTGGGCCACCATGTGTAATTACAATCCGGGCATCGGCTACATTCTTGACCATCTGTTGATATGGAATCAGCTTGCTCCACTGGCAGTATTTCGGCTCATATGTACTAAAGCCCGTTTGGATAATCACATCATCTTTGATAATGCCATCGCGTTTCAGCTCATCTACTTTTTGAATCAGTCGATTAAATGGCTGTTCGTGTGTTCCTACCGTCACAAAAATCATTACTTCCTACCCCTACTTAGAAAATGCTGCCAAGGTTAACCGCTTTCGGATAAACCTTTTTCTGCTCTTCCCACTGCACAACAAACTTGTCCACAATGGGATAAACCATCTTTCCCGTCATAGTCGGCTTATCAATTCGGTCAAAGACTTCGATATAAACCAGCTTTGCGCCCATCATCTTTCCAATGTAGAAAAATGGAACCGCAACTGCTGCACCACAAGAAATGATTAAATCTGGCTTTTCCTTATGCAGTACATCCCACGCAATTTTGGTATTCTTAATGAGTGCTTTAATACTGCGGTTTGTCGGGAAATAGCAAGGATAAACCTTTTCTCCTTCTAAAAGGCTTCTCGCATCTTCCTTATCGAATGTCACCCAAAAGCGATTTTTATCCTTCCAAAAAGGCTTCAACATATAAAGGTGGGTCAAATGTCCGCCAGATGAGCCAACAAGACAAACCTTCATATTTTTCTCTGTCACATTTTTTGTTTTCATTTTATTTCTCCCCGGTATGTTGTTCTTCCTTGTACGACAACAAGCCTGTATATAGATTGCCGCAGCAATCTATACGCAGGCTCGCCTTCGTACCTCCTTATTCTGTTTTCTGCTCTATCAGCTTTCGCTGTGGTGGGTTAAGTATAGAGCGCAACCAGAAGCCATTAGCATCTGAAATCACGCTGGCCGTAACGCACCATGACAGGCAGAAACAGGTTGAGGTGAAAAGGTCAAGCCGCATAAACCCGCATGAAATCAGGCTTTTCTCTGGTTGTCCATATTATTTCACACTCCCCACCGAGAATCGGAGGCTGGGAAATGGAGAACACATAATCCATCTTTCC
Proteins encoded in this window:
- a CDS encoding capsular polysaccharide synthesis protein is translated as MIVSKLKTKIKQIGAKNFVRDTFNTMTINKVDFNWRCRVLKKDIADYEMLKKKYGYLVNQTDWTAKSTSSIPKKIWICWFQGEENAPDIVKMCIASVRKTFSDYSVIVITDKNIDEYIEIPKFIKDKRKKGIIKPAHFSDLIRLELLIKYGGIWLDSTVFVNSKNLIEHILEGEERLFVYQDFKAIDSYVGISNWCIVANKNNPYLSTVRNMLMDYWNKCNSVCNYYIFHMFFMIVAEIKPEEWKKIPAYSCQPPHILQNELFDIYDKRRFNQLMEMSSIHKLSYKFAEEKFEKKDTVYQHLKQLYLEEKV
- a CDS encoding glycosyltransferase family 2 protein, with the translated sequence MKICVIMSTYNGEKYIEQQLDSIFTSPQNIFLYVRDDGSKDRTIEILKDYRIKHAVSIEVNEGKNVGSAESFLTALRECPKADYYAFCDQDDVWINGKLSVASEQIGATNQPVLWCSDYQVTDSDLHVMIPSVLEQPVQDSVRAVFYNNVPGCTMVFNWALMQELRKVNISNIRMHDIMAINVALITGKVIFDKTPYVLYRQHGNNVLGYSHKKIQIGKWIKEKLKLIRNKEDYSTAEYAKTVLNVFESQMNENEKKEYKLISNMNESLISRLKVLTRPYTKEEFGRTSISIRFKILLNLM
- a CDS encoding glycosyltransferase, with the protein product MKELLIMAKSLGGGGSEVALIELINALPEEHYNVTLVLLDLDSEYAYRLKKRVNIVQLTFNSSFAKSLVSMYAFPAKVLKKLSVNYYIPYYDFIASRVTNVFEKTYDIAIDFYGYGSFVTAFLATKIQAKKKATWLHDEKLYWLKSVQKYLCKYDKVYGVSQAVVDAFCREYPHYKDKAAVFYNVIDIEEIKRKAEQDEVVPFRDVFNIVTVGRLTEQKGYDIAVKAANILKKKKIDFAWYAIGGGRDEEKLKKLVEEYHLENQFVFLGRKDNPYPYMKHCDLYVQPSRHEGYVITLVEARALCLPIVSSDIPSAREQIQDGINGYVAELSAEALADKIEYLYHNPLQRQKTVAYLKEHPIDFSKELLKLETI
- a CDS encoding glycosyltransferase, coding for MIFVTVGTHEQPFNRLIQKVDELKRDGIIKDDVIIQTGFSTYEPKYCQWSKLIPYQQMVKNVADARIVITHGGPASFIMPLQIGKTPIVVPRQHQFNEHVNDHQVEFARNVAQRMGTIIPVEDINTLGDIITNYDQIVAGMGHGMSSNNAKFNEELEKLVDELYCEENR
- the pssD gene encoding PssD/Cps14F family polysaccharide biosynthesis glycosyltransferase: MKTKNVTEKNMKVCLVGSSGGHLTHLYMLKPFWKDKNRFWVTFDKEDARSLLEGEKVYPCYFPTNRSIKALIKNTKIAWDVLHKEKPDLIISCGAAVAVPFFYIGKMMGAKLVYIEVFDRIDKPTMTGKMVYPIVDKFVVQWEEQKKVYPKAVNLGSIF